The Betaproteobacteria bacterium region GCTATACGCGATGATCAATCGCAAGGCGCCGGCCATAATTGAATGCTGTGGACGAACGGAGTTAGCGACCACTCTCCACAGATCGGAGTCCCATTCGTGCTCAGCGCGTCACCTTGGCACAAACGGCGCGACGACCTCACGTTCCTGGTTCGACGTTGAGGCGCGCTCGCGGAATCCGCATCCACGATCGACTCGCCCTCGTCAACCACGGCCCGGCCGGGCGACAAACTGCCGCGGCGGGCTGGTTCAATGTGGATTGTTTTCGGGCAGTATAGGCGCGGCGCGATGCGGACGATGGCTCGCCCGCGAACGATGGCTACCAAAAGGGGGTTCCGATGAAGGGATTGCTGTTCATCAGCTGGGCACTGTGCGCGCTCGCGCTCGCCCCATCGGCATGGGCCCAAACCAGCTGGAGACCGCAAAAGAACGTCGAGATCATCGTCGGCACTTCGCCCGGAGGCGGTCAGGATCGTTCCGCGCGGGCTGTTCATCGACTGATCGAAAGCAATCATCTCATCGAGGTCGCTTCCACGGTCGTGAACAAGCCCGGCGCCGGCAGCGCGCTCGGCTACGCGTACCTCAACCAGCATGTGGGCGACCCGCACTACATCATGCTGTCGACCACGCCGCTCATCACCAACCCGATCACGGGGCTGCAGAGGATCACTTACGAAGATCTCACCCCGCTTGCGATGTTGTTCGACGAATACATCGTGGCGAGCGTGGCTGCCGGCTCGCCCATCAAGGGCGGCAAGGAGTTGCTCGCGCGCCTCAAGGCCGACCCCGGCTCGCTCACGATCGGCATCCCCGGCGTCGGAGGTGGCGGGCACTTGGGCTTCGCGCTGGCCGCAAAGGCCGCGGGCATCGATCCGAAGCGTCTCAAGACGGTGGTTTTCAAGTCGGGCGGCGACTCTATTACGGCACTGCTGGGCGGGCATATCGATGTCATGAGCTCGACTACGGCTGCGCCGGTGCCGCAGCATCGCGCCGGCAAGGTGCGCATCGTCGCGATCGGCTCGCCTACGCGTCTGCCCGGAGATCTCGCGTCGGTCCCGACCTGGCGCGAACAAGGAGCGAACGCCCAGTTCGCGAACTGGCGTGGAATGGTCGGCCCGCGCGGCTTGACTGTGCCGCAGATCGCCTATTGGGAGAACGTCTTTGCCGCGGTGGTCGAGACATCGGAGTTCAAGCAGGATCTCGAGCGCAATCACTGGAGCGCCAACTTTGCCAAGAGCGCGGAGATGCGCAAGCGCCTGAAGGAAGAGCACGACGAGCTCAAGGCGCTGCTGACCGAGCTCGGCATGGCGAAATGACGTTCATTCGAGGAGAGCGCATCGTGGGATCACTGGACGGACAGGTGGCGATCATCACCGGCGGCACGCGCGGCATCGGGCGCGCGACGGCCGAGCTTTTCGCTGCGTCGGGCGCGAAGCTCGCGCTCTGCGCGCGTGATCAGAAGGCATTGGACGAGACCGCCGCGCAGATCGCAGGCAAGCACGGCACGGAAGTCGTCGGCATCGCGGCCGACATCCTCGATGCGGAAGCGATGAAGGCGTTCGTCGATCGCGTCGGCAACAACTTCGGGCGCATCGATATCCTCGTCAACAACGCCGGCGGCTCGGAGCAGCGCCAGGCTACCGGCTCGCGCCAGCAGGTCTACGCGGTCGATCCGCTCGGCGGCGCGCCGCTGCCGCCGGGCCGCTTCGAGGAGATGGCCGACGAGGAATTTCTGAACGCGTTCCAGCAGAAGGTGCTGGCGCTGGTGCGCACCATGCGCGCGGTGTTGCCGTGGATGCGGAAGCAACGTTACGGTTCGATCGTGAACGTCGTTTCGATGAAGGGCAAGCAGCAGCCGCCGCGCGTGGTGAGCTCGGGCGTTGCCGCTGCGGCTGCGATGAACTTGAGCAAGGCGCTATCGTTCGAGCTCGCCGGGGACGGCATCCGCGTGAACGTGGTCGCGCTCGAAAGCATCATCACCTCGCAAACGGAGAAGAGCCGCGCGCGCTGGGCGCCGGACAAGACGATGGATGAGTTCCTCGCGCCGCGCAACGTGCACATCCCGATGCATCGGCTCGGCACGCCGGAGGAAGTGGCGCATGCGATCCTCTGCTTCGCCGCGCCGCTCGGCGCTTACACCACCGGCCAGGTGCTATGCGTGGACGGCGGCGGTTTGCGCAGCTGGTAGCGGGAGCGGCGTGAGCTTGCGAGGATCGACCGCAAAGCGAACAACGCCGACACGACGCCTTTTTGATCTGACGCAAGGGTTCGGAGGTGCCCGTCAAGCCTTCAGCAGCGCGATACCGACGACGACCAGGCATGCGCCGACGATGCGATGACGCCCGAACGGCTCTTTCAGCAGCCATGCGCCGATGACGGCCGCGAAGATGACGGAGGTCTCGCGCAGTGCTGCCACCGCGGCGATCGGCGCCTGCGTCATCGCCCAAAGCGCGATGAGATAGGCCGCGATGCTCAGCGTGCCGCCGAGGAGCCCGCGCCACCAATGGCGCCGCAGGTGCGCACCGAGCGCCGCGCGCCGCGACCACAACGCGACGCCGGCATACGGCCAGGCGATGAGAAAAAAGAGCCACAGTCCATAGCTCACGGCACTGCCCGAGAGCCGCACGCCGATGCCGTCGATGAGCGTGTAGGCCGCGATGACAAAAGCATTGCCCACTGCGAATGCGGCTGGGCGCATTCGCGTCAGCAACTGCCGTGGATGCAGCCCACCGATCCAAAGCACGCCCAGACTGATCGCGGCGATGCCGCTCCAGAGCCACGCCGAGCGCGGATCGGGCAGGAGCACGATCCCGCCGAGCGCGACCAGCAGCGGCGGCAGCCCGCGCATGAGCGGATAGGCGAAGCTCAGGTCGCCGCGCCGATAGGCCGCGGCGAGCAGGGCGAAGTAGCCTTGATGCACGACCGCGGAGGCGGCGAGGTAGGGCCAGCTCGGGGTCGCAGGCGCCGCCAGCCACGGGAGCAGCAGCGCCGCAACCAGCGCCGCGCCGGCCACCACGAGCGCCGTATCGAAAACCACATCCTGGTTCGCCTTGATGAGCGCATTCCAGGTCGCGTGCAGCAACGCCGCAGCCAGCACCGCCGCCGTCACGCCCAGCGTCATCACGTGGGGGTCAGTTCTTGCTTATTGCGTTCCACTTGGTCCATGACTTTCGTCGAGAAGGCACCACCCGCCGTCGCCGCTGCAAGCGTCAAGAGCTGGTCCCACCGCTCAACTGCGCAAGGCATCGAGCGCGTCGTAACCGAGCGCCTCGGCGACTTCGCGGCAAGTCACTCGGCCCTTGTGCACGTTGAGCCCGGCGCGCAGGTGCGGATCGCGCATCAACGCTTCCCGGTAGCCCAGATCGGCGAGGGCGAGAACATGCGTGAGCGTGGCGTTGTTGAGCGCGTAGGTCGAGGTGCGCGGCACCGCGCCCGGCATGTTCGTAACGCAGTAGTGCACAACGCCGTCGACGACATACGTGGGGTCGGCGTGCGTGGTCGGGCGCGAGGTTTCCAGGCAGCCGCCCTGGTCGATCGACACGTCCACCACGACCGAGCCCGGCTTCATGCGGCGCACGAACTCGCGCGACACGAGCTTGGGCGCGGCCGCTCCGGGGATCAGGACCGCGCCGATGACGAGATCGGCGGCGCTGACCTGGCGCTCGATGTTGTCGCGGTTGGAGTAAACGGTGACGACGCGCGCGCCGAGCAACCGATCGAGCCGGCGCAGCGCCTCGATGTCGCGGTCGATCACCACCACCTGCGCGCCGGTTCCGATCGCGATCTGCGCGGCGTTGAAGCCGACTACGCCGCCGCCCAGCACGGCGATCCGCGCCGGCGGCACGCCCGGAACGCCGCCCAGGAGAATGCCCATGCCGCCGTTCTCGCGTTCGAGGCAGCGCGCGCCCGCCTGCACGCTCATGCGACCGGCGACTTCCGACATCGGTGCGAGCAGCGGCAATCCGCCGCCGAGCGCGGTCACCGTTTCGTACGCGATGGCCGTGATGCCGCTCGCAACGAGCTCCCGGGTCTGCTCGGCATCGGGAGCGAGGTGCAGGTAAGTGAAAAGCGCCTGGCCTTCGCGCAGACGCGCACGCTCGGCTGCCTGCGGCTCCTTGACCTTGACGATCAGCTCGGCGCGCGCGAACACTTCCTCGGCACTATCGACGATGACCGCGCCGGCACGCCGATAATCAGCGTCCGATGCGCTGATGCCCAGGCCGGCTGCATGCTCGACCAGCACCTCGTGGCCGTGACTGACGACTTCGCGGACACTCGAAGGCGTGAGCCCGACACGGTACTCGTGAGTCTTGGTTTCCTTGGGGACGCCGACACGCATCGGTCAGCACCGACCCTGGAGCAGGGTCGATTTCGAGGTCGGCGTAGCGCCCACGCGCGCGAGGCTTCGACCGATGCACATGCGTCCCTCGACGTGCAGCGGCTCGATCACGTGGTCCGCGCGGCTACGCCGTGTGGTCACCGCGGCGAGGCTTTCGAACGGCTTGCGTGCGAGGCTATCTGCATGATTTGATTGAAGCACCGGCTACCTGCCCTTGTCAACGAAAGTGCTTGCCAAGTCGTTCGGTTGGTAAATTCGGCAACGTAGGATGTCAGCTAACACTGGCAAATCCATTCGCTGCCCTATTTATGGAAACAGGGTACTGACGCGCAACAAAGCTTCATGTTTGTTTATCTGCACGGCTTCAACAGCTCGCCGCATTCGTTCAAGGCGCGCGCTCTGGCCCAGCGCCTGGCCGAGCGGGGCCGCAGCGACGATTTCGTCGCGCCCGCGCTTTCGCACTGGCCGCGACAAGCCGTTGCAACGGCCGAAGCGCTGATCGGCCAGCACGCCGCGCGCGACGTTACGCTGATCGGCAGCTCGTTGGGCGGCCATTACGCGACCTGGCTCGCCGAGCGCTACGGAGTGCGCGCGGTGCTGGTGAATCCGGCGATCCGTCCGGCCGATCTGCTGGCGACTGAGCTCGGGGCGCAGCGCAACCTCTATTCCGGCGCGCAATACGAGCTGACGGCGGCGCATCTGGAGGAATTGCGTGCGCTCGATGTCGACGCAATCACGCGGCCCGAGCGCTACCTGCTGGTGATCGCTAGCGAGGACGAGGTGCTCGACAGCCGGGTGGCGCTCGCGCGGTTCGCTCTGGCGCGCCGGATCGTCCATGCCGGCGGCGATCACGGTTTCGCCGAGTTCACCCGCTATCTCGACGCCGTGATCGACTTCGGTCTCGAATGATCGCGGCGCAGGTGCGATCGTCGATCTGCCGCGACAGTACGGCCATGAGGTGAGCAACTCTCGAACGATCGCGGTTTGATCTGCGCGCGCTGGCCGGCATCCGCGCTGAGCGCAACAAGGCGGCTGGTAGAATCTCGCGTCTTTGCGTCTTCGCGGCACCTGTTCCCGATTCCGGATCCCTCGCAGCCTGAATGAATCTCCTGTTCGAAGAGCAAGGCGACTTCAAGGTCGGCACGGTGCTGGCCGACAACGGCACCTCCTTGCAGGTCGAGACCGCATCGGGCAAGCGCACGAAGGCAAAGGCCGCAGCCGTGCTGTTGCGCTTCGAGGCGAGCCCGCTGGGCAATTTTCTCGCCCAGGCGCAGGAGCTGGCGGACGCGATCGACATCGATTTCGTCTGGCAGTGCTGCGGCGAGGACGAGTTCGGTTTCGAGAGCTTGGCCGAAGAATACTTCGGCCAGAAGCCCAGTGCCCTGCAAGCCACTGCGTTGCTGCTGAAGCTGCATTCGGCGCCAATGTACTTCTATCGGCGCGGCAAGGGCCGCTACAAGGCCGCACCCGAGGATGCCTTGAAGGCGGCACTGGCGGCGATCGAACGCAAGCAGCGCCAGGCCGAGCTGCAGCAAGGCTACGTCGACGCGCTGCTCGCCGGCCGCCTGCCGGCGGAGTTCGAGCCCGTGCGCGCGCGCCTGCTCTACAAGCCGGACCGCAACACGATCGAGGCGAAAGCGCTCGAATCGGCCTGCGCCGCGCTCAGACTCACGCCCGCAAAGCTGTTCGAACGCTGCGGCGCGCTGCCGTCCAGCGCGCACTACCACCTGGACCGCTTCCTGTTCGAGCACTTCCCGGAAGGGACCGAGCTCCCAGTCGCGCCGCTGCCGCCGCTTCCGGTCGATCTAGCGCGCGCGCAGGCGCCCGCTTACAGCATCGACGATGCGGACACGACCGAGATCGACGATGCCTTTTCGCTGGTCGAGCGCGCGGACGGGAGCGTGCGGGCTGGCGTGCACATCGCGGCGCCGGTGCTCGGAATCCCGATCGAATCCGAGCTCGACCGGATCGCCCGCCGGCGGCTTTCGACGGTCTATATGCCGGGCGACAAGATCACGATGCTGCCGCCGGAGGCGATCGAGCGCTATACGCTGGCGGCTGGCAAGGCGGTACCCGCGCTGTCGTTCTACGCGGAGCTTTCGCCCGCCCTCGACATCGTCGCGACCGAGTCGTGCGTCGAGCTGGTATGGATCGAGGCCAACCTGCGGCACGATACGCTCGAGCACGTCTTCAACGAAGGCGCGGTGCGCGCGCGCCGCGTCGAACACGCGTTCGGCGCGCAACTGCTCAAGCTGCACGATTGGGCGCAGCGCCTGGAGGCGGACCGTGGCAGGCCGGATGCGACCCGCGAGCCGCGCGCCGAGTACAGCTTCCGCGTCGGCGGCGAGCACGTCGAGATCGTCGAGCGCAAGCGCGGACTGCCGATCGACAAGGTCGTCTCGGAGCTCATGATCCTGGTCAACAGCCACTGGGGCAAGCTGCTCGACGAGCGCGACTGGCCCGGGGTGTTCCGCTCGCAGCAGGAGGGCCGGGTCAAGATGAGCACCGCGGCCGCGCCCCACCAGGGGCTGGGCGTCTCGCACTACGTGTGGGCCAGCTCGCCGCTGCGGCGCTACGTCGATCTCATGAACCAGCGCCAATTGGTCGCGCTCGTTCGGGGCGAGTCTTCGGTCTACGCGCGCAACAGCGAAGATTTGTTCGCCGCCATGCGGGACTTCGAGCTGGCATACGAAATCTATGCCGACTTCCAGCGCCAGATGGAGCGCTACTGGTGCCTGCGCTGGATCGTGCAGGAGGCAGCCGAGACGCTGACCGCGCGGGTCATCCGCGACAGCCTGGTGCGGCTGGAGCGGCTGCCGCTGGTCCTGCGCGTTGCCTCGGTGCCGGAGATGCCGGCTGGCACGCGGGTCGAGCTGGCGGTCGGCGCGGTGGATCTGATCGAGCTGTCGGTGGCATGCGAGTTCCGCCAGCGCCTGGCGGTGGGGAATGCCGCGCCGGTCGTTGCTTAAAAGTCGCCCCTTGCTCTCCTGTTTCGGAATTAAACCCCTGTTTGGCAAGTCATTTGTATGACGGTGAGGTCGAACATGCATACAATGGCAGCATGGGACACGTGGCCAACCGGGTGCCGCCGCCGCGCTTCGATCTGAGCATGCCGTCGCTTTCCGGCTGGTTCCATGCCTCTTCCCTGCGCGATCCGCAGACGCGGTTGCAGGTGGCGCTGCTCGTGTCGCTACTGGTGCACTCGCTGGTGGTGGCGTTGGTCGGCATCCGGCCGCCGAGCAAGCTCGATGCGGCCAGCACGCCGCTGATCGTCAGTCTTGTCAATGCGCGCACCGAGGCTGCGCCTAAAGCGCCCGACATTCTCGCCCAGGCGAACCTGGACGGCGGCGGCAACACCGACGCCGATCGGCGCGTGAAAAGTCCGCTGCCGGTAGTGAAACGGCCCGAGCCCCAGCCCGACGTTTCGATGCGCAGGGAGCGCGCCGAGCCACGCAAGCAGGAACCGCAGCCGGTGATGACCCAGGCGCACGAGCCTGCACCCGCGGTCGCGATGGCGCAACCGAAAGCGCCGAGCGAGGTGCGCCCGGAGCCGCCGACGCCGAGCGCGGCCGATATCCTGAACGCAAGCCGCGAAATGGTGCAGCTGGAGGCTCAAGTGAGCCGCAGCATGGAGGCTTACCAAAAGCGCCCGCGGCGCACGTTCATCGGTGCGCGCGCGAAGGAGTTCCGCTTCGCCCGTTACATCGAAGACTGGCGCAGCAAGATCGAGCGCGTGGGCGAGCTCAATTATCCCGCGGCGGCGCGCGGCATCTACGGCAACCTGCTGGTGTCGGTGGAGATCCGGTTCGACGGCAGCCTCGAGAATGTCGAGATCAGCCGCTCCTCGGGCAAGCAGGTCCTGGACGAAGCCGCCGTGCGGATCGTGCGCCTGGCCGCGCCGTTCGCGCCGTTCCCGCCCGACATCGCACGCGATACCGACATCCTCTCCATCACGCGCACCTGGAGCTTCACCCTGGCCGATCAATTCCAGGCAGAATAGCCGCACTGCCTGCCCGCAGGGCTTCATACAACAAGATCGCCTGATCGTCCCATGCCCGACCGATATGCCGTCATCGGCAACCCGGTGGCCCATAGCAAGTCGCCCCAGATCCACGCCGAATTCGCTCGCCAGACCGGGCAGGACATCGTGTACGTGCGGCTGGCGGCGCCG contains the following coding sequences:
- a CDS encoding tripartite tricarboxylate transporter substrate binding protein, with product MKGLLFISWALCALALAPSAWAQTSWRPQKNVEIIVGTSPGGGQDRSARAVHRLIESNHLIEVASTVVNKPGAGSALGYAYLNQHVGDPHYIMLSTTPLITNPITGLQRITYEDLTPLAMLFDEYIVASVAAGSPIKGGKELLARLKADPGSLTIGIPGVGGGGHLGFALAAKAAGIDPKRLKTVVFKSGGDSITALLGGHIDVMSSTTAAPVPQHRAGKVRIVAIGSPTRLPGDLASVPTWREQGANAQFANWRGMVGPRGLTVPQIAYWENVFAAVVETSEFKQDLERNHWSANFAKSAEMRKRLKEEHDELKALLTELGMAK
- a CDS encoding SDR family oxidoreductase encodes the protein MTFIRGERIVGSLDGQVAIITGGTRGIGRATAELFAASGAKLALCARDQKALDETAAQIAGKHGTEVVGIAADILDAEAMKAFVDRVGNNFGRIDILVNNAGGSEQRQATGSRQQVYAVDPLGGAPLPPGRFEEMADEEFLNAFQQKVLALVRTMRAVLPWMRKQRYGSIVNVVSMKGKQQPPRVVSSGVAAAAAMNLSKALSFELAGDGIRVNVVALESIITSQTEKSRARWAPDKTMDEFLAPRNVHIPMHRLGTPEEVAHAILCFAAPLGAYTTGQVLCVDGGGLRSW
- a CDS encoding EamA family transporter, encoding MTLGVTAAVLAAALLHATWNALIKANQDVVFDTALVVAGAALVAALLLPWLAAPATPSWPYLAASAVVHQGYFALLAAAYRRGDLSFAYPLMRGLPPLLVALGGIVLLPDPRSAWLWSGIAAISLGVLWIGGLHPRQLLTRMRPAAFAVGNAFVIAAYTLIDGIGVRLSGSAVSYGLWLFFLIAWPYAGVALWSRRAALGAHLRRHWWRGLLGGTLSIAAYLIALWAMTQAPIAAVAALRETSVIFAAVIGAWLLKEPFGRHRIVGACLVVVGIALLKA
- the ald gene encoding alanine dehydrogenase; the protein is MRVGVPKETKTHEYRVGLTPSSVREVVSHGHEVLVEHAAGLGISASDADYRRAGAVIVDSAEEVFARAELIVKVKEPQAAERARLREGQALFTYLHLAPDAEQTRELVASGITAIAYETVTALGGGLPLLAPMSEVAGRMSVQAGARCLERENGGMGILLGGVPGVPPARIAVLGGGVVGFNAAQIAIGTGAQVVVIDRDIEALRRLDRLLGARVVTVYSNRDNIERQVSAADLVIGAVLIPGAAAPKLVSREFVRRMKPGSVVVDVSIDQGGCLETSRPTTHADPTYVVDGVVHYCVTNMPGAVPRTSTYALNNATLTHVLALADLGYREALMRDPHLRAGLNVHKGRVTCREVAEALGYDALDALRS
- a CDS encoding esterase: MFVYLHGFNSSPHSFKARALAQRLAERGRSDDFVAPALSHWPRQAVATAEALIGQHAARDVTLIGSSLGGHYATWLAERYGVRAVLVNPAIRPADLLATELGAQRNLYSGAQYELTAAHLEELRALDVDAITRPERYLLVIASEDEVLDSRVALARFALARRIVHAGGDHGFAEFTRYLDAVIDFGLE
- a CDS encoding RNB domain-containing ribonuclease, whose translation is MNLLFEEQGDFKVGTVLADNGTSLQVETASGKRTKAKAAAVLLRFEASPLGNFLAQAQELADAIDIDFVWQCCGEDEFGFESLAEEYFGQKPSALQATALLLKLHSAPMYFYRRGKGRYKAAPEDALKAALAAIERKQRQAELQQGYVDALLAGRLPAEFEPVRARLLYKPDRNTIEAKALESACAALRLTPAKLFERCGALPSSAHYHLDRFLFEHFPEGTELPVAPLPPLPVDLARAQAPAYSIDDADTTEIDDAFSLVERADGSVRAGVHIAAPVLGIPIESELDRIARRRLSTVYMPGDKITMLPPEAIERYTLAAGKAVPALSFYAELSPALDIVATESCVELVWIEANLRHDTLEHVFNEGAVRARRVEHAFGAQLLKLHDWAQRLEADRGRPDATREPRAEYSFRVGGEHVEIVERKRGLPIDKVVSELMILVNSHWGKLLDERDWPGVFRSQQEGRVKMSTAAAPHQGLGVSHYVWASSPLRRYVDLMNQRQLVALVRGESSVYARNSEDLFAAMRDFELAYEIYADFQRQMERYWCLRWIVQEAAETLTARVIRDSLVRLERLPLVLRVASVPEMPAGTRVELAVGAVDLIELSVACEFRQRLAVGNAAPVVA
- a CDS encoding TonB family protein, which produces MPSLSGWFHASSLRDPQTRLQVALLVSLLVHSLVVALVGIRPPSKLDAASTPLIVSLVNARTEAAPKAPDILAQANLDGGGNTDADRRVKSPLPVVKRPEPQPDVSMRRERAEPRKQEPQPVMTQAHEPAPAVAMAQPKAPSEVRPEPPTPSAADILNASREMVQLEAQVSRSMEAYQKRPRRTFIGARAKEFRFARYIEDWRSKIERVGELNYPAAARGIYGNLLVSVEIRFDGSLENVEISRSSGKQVLDEAAVRIVRLAAPFAPFPPDIARDTDILSITRTWSFTLADQFQAE